In one Streptomyces sp. NBC_01288 genomic region, the following are encoded:
- a CDS encoding helix-turn-helix domain-containing protein, which produces MGTDHDDRAAALPDREITPEQADGPVDLETAIARQVRRYRIAAGLSVAEMAARVGISKAMLSKIENANTSCSLTTLGRLATGLNVPVTALFRGVDTEREAVYVPAGHGAQILRRGSRVGHLYELLGALRGPHKRMEAVLVTLAESSEVFPLFQHPGTELLFMLEGVMVYGHGEAAYTMRPGDALQLDGEGAHGPQELVELPVRFLSVTAYGDHGGD; this is translated from the coding sequence ATGGGCACCGACCACGACGACCGGGCAGCCGCGCTGCCCGACCGGGAGATCACCCCCGAACAGGCCGACGGGCCAGTGGACTTGGAGACCGCGATCGCCCGCCAGGTGCGCCGCTACCGGATCGCGGCCGGTCTGTCGGTGGCCGAGATGGCGGCCCGGGTCGGCATCTCGAAAGCGATGCTCTCCAAGATCGAGAACGCGAACACGTCGTGCAGCCTCACGACTCTCGGCCGCCTCGCCACCGGCCTGAACGTCCCGGTCACGGCCCTCTTCCGCGGCGTCGACACCGAACGTGAGGCCGTCTACGTCCCCGCAGGACACGGCGCCCAGATCCTCCGCCGCGGCAGCCGGGTCGGCCACCTCTACGAACTCCTCGGCGCCCTGCGCGGCCCCCACAAACGCATGGAAGCCGTCCTGGTCACCCTCGCCGAGTCCAGCGAGGTCTTCCCCCTCTTCCAACACCCCGGCACCGAGCTGCTGTTCATGCTCGAAGGCGTCATGGTCTACGGCCACGGAGAGGCGGCCTACACGATGCGCCCCGGCGACGCCCTCCAACTCGACGGCGAAGGCGCGCACGGCCCCCAGGAACTGGTCGAACTCCCCGTCCGCTTCCTGTCCGTCACCGCCTACGGAGACCACGGAGGGGACTGA
- a CDS encoding MFS transporter, whose protein sequence is MAYRSLLRVPGAAFFPLGFLARLPYATSSLATLVLVQAASGSYAFAGLAAAAQGIANALGAPIAGALADRHGHRLVGTVTALANAAALTSLVVASHTGRASMLTAAALSGLTQPPVGPLVRVHWSRLLHARARPDLIPTAFSYEATADEISFVAGPALVGLLTALGPTAPTLAAIALLVLATLPFALSLTQGSTEPRQGPRAARTPLPRLPLAAMFLAMAAMGTIFGAVQTGVTAYSNESGHPGSAGLLYAVFGIGSALAGAACAWLPARFSLRQRYVTFAATLLLGALTLLAGERGHALPAAMAVAGVTVAPYLISLYALTERLAPADRATVALTILCAGGPLGTATGQALAGFLADREGSAGAFLVAPVAATAALLLAVAVVGAHSARTRDRRSAGTRT, encoded by the coding sequence ATGGCGTACCGATCCCTGCTGCGTGTTCCCGGCGCGGCCTTCTTCCCCCTGGGCTTTCTGGCCCGGCTTCCCTACGCGACCTCCTCCCTCGCGACCCTCGTCCTCGTCCAGGCCGCCTCCGGCAGTTACGCCTTCGCCGGACTCGCCGCGGCGGCCCAGGGCATCGCCAACGCGCTCGGCGCCCCCATCGCCGGGGCACTGGCCGACCGCCACGGCCACCGCTTGGTCGGGACGGTCACCGCACTCGCCAACGCCGCCGCCCTGACTTCCCTCGTCGTGGCGAGTCACACCGGCCGCGCGAGCATGCTGACGGCCGCCGCCCTGTCCGGACTCACCCAGCCCCCGGTCGGCCCCCTGGTACGGGTCCACTGGTCACGCCTGCTGCACGCACGCGCCCGGCCCGACCTCATACCGACCGCCTTCTCCTACGAGGCGACCGCCGACGAGATCAGTTTCGTCGCCGGACCCGCGCTCGTCGGACTGCTCACCGCTCTCGGCCCGACAGCGCCGACCCTGGCCGCCATCGCCCTCCTCGTCCTGGCCACCCTGCCCTTCGCCCTGTCCCTGACCCAGGGGAGCACCGAACCCCGGCAGGGCCCGCGCGCCGCGCGAACTCCCTTGCCCCGCCTTCCACTTGCCGCGATGTTCCTCGCCATGGCCGCGATGGGCACGATATTCGGCGCCGTACAGACCGGTGTCACCGCCTACTCGAACGAGAGCGGGCACCCCGGCAGCGCCGGACTCCTCTACGCCGTCTTCGGCATCGGCAGCGCCCTGGCAGGCGCCGCCTGCGCCTGGCTCCCCGCGCGCTTCAGCCTCCGTCAGCGGTACGTGACCTTCGCGGCGACGCTGCTGCTGGGCGCGCTCACCCTGCTGGCCGGGGAGAGGGGGCACGCGCTTCCGGCCGCCATGGCAGTCGCCGGCGTGACCGTCGCTCCCTACCTGATCAGTCTCTACGCCCTCACCGAACGCCTCGCACCCGCCGACCGGGCGACCGTCGCCCTGACGATCCTGTGCGCGGGCGGCCCGCTCGGCACCGCGACCGGGCAGGCACTGGCCGGGTTCCTGGCCGACAGGGAAGGCAGTGCCGGGGCGTTCCTGGTGGCGCCGGTGGCGGCGACGGCCGCATTGCTGCTGGCTGTCGCCGTGGTCGGCGCGCACTCCGCCCGAACCCGGGATCGACGATCCGCCGGAACCCGGACATGA
- a CDS encoding MGH1-like glycoside hydrolase domain-containing protein, with amino-acid sequence MGTSGDTPDAERRRLAEADDSGVPWRRWGPYLSERQWGTVREDYSHTGDAWSYFTHDQARSRAYRWGEDGIAGVSDDKQRLCFALALWNGRDPILKERMFGLTNSEGNHGEDVKEYYFYLDSTPTHSYMKYLYKYPQSEFPYEDLKATNQARGRGDFEYELLDTGIFDEDRYFDVFVEYAKAGPEDLLIEITAHNRGPDEAPLHLLPTLWFRHTWSWAGDTAVPSLRQEPGGHLRADHEELGPRWLYCDADAETLFTENDTNNEKIFGSSNSSPYVKDGIDRCVVGGETGAVNPERTGTKAAVHHVLTIPAGQSATVRLRLTATELPDWTGDFDTVMTQRRSEADEFYDGITSADSSVDERRLVRQALAGMLWSKQYYYLDVERWLSEHGVDPLASDPRVRNSNWYHMVNDEIMSMPDTWEYPWFAAWDLAFHTVALSMVDLTFAKGQLDLLLRRLYLHPNGQIPAYEWNFGDVNPPVHAWATLFLYELEKHRTGKADRAFLENAFQKLMKNFSWWLNRKDTDGNNVFQGGFLGLDNIGVFDRSAPLPTGGHLDQADGTAWMALYCQNLLEIAIELAVDNPVYIEQAQSLFEHFAWIAVAMNRIGADNASLWDEEDGFFYDVLRLPDGTATRLKVRSLVGLIPLAATSLVGGWADRRFPELVAGAREFIERHPAVEATISSHEALGPNADGRYLFALFGEDRLRRILTRMLDEDEFLGPHGIRSLSRHHAEHPYTFEVHGESYGVGYLPAESDSGMFGGNSNWRGPVWFPVNLLLIRALLNLHAFHGAEFTVECPTGSGRQLTLYEVAREIADRLTATFLSDADGHRPVHGAQAKYAKDPHWKDLILFYEYFHGDNGAGLGASHQTGWTGLSAVTATLFHTLGDEEWSARGRESLRPTGDREEPLS; translated from the coding sequence ATGGGGACGAGCGGTGACACGCCGGATGCCGAGCGGCGACGCCTGGCCGAGGCCGACGATTCCGGGGTGCCCTGGCGCCGTTGGGGCCCCTATCTGAGCGAGCGCCAGTGGGGGACCGTGCGGGAGGACTACAGCCACACCGGTGACGCCTGGTCGTACTTCACGCATGACCAGGCCCGCTCCCGCGCCTACCGCTGGGGTGAGGACGGCATCGCGGGCGTCAGCGACGACAAACAGCGGCTGTGTTTCGCGCTCGCGCTGTGGAACGGCCGCGACCCGATCCTCAAGGAGCGGATGTTCGGCCTCACCAACTCCGAGGGAAACCACGGCGAGGACGTCAAGGAGTACTACTTCTACCTCGACAGCACACCCACGCACTCGTACATGAAGTACCTCTACAAATACCCGCAGTCGGAGTTCCCCTATGAGGACCTCAAGGCCACCAACCAGGCCCGTGGACGCGGTGACTTCGAGTACGAACTCCTCGACACCGGCATCTTCGACGAGGACCGCTACTTCGACGTGTTCGTCGAGTACGCCAAGGCGGGGCCCGAGGACCTGCTGATCGAGATCACGGCGCACAACCGCGGCCCCGACGAAGCTCCGCTGCACCTGCTGCCGACCCTGTGGTTCCGGCACACCTGGTCGTGGGCCGGCGACACCGCCGTACCGTCACTCCGCCAGGAGCCCGGCGGCCATCTCCGCGCCGACCACGAGGAGTTGGGGCCGCGTTGGCTGTACTGCGACGCGGACGCGGAGACGCTGTTCACCGAGAACGACACCAACAACGAGAAGATCTTCGGGAGTTCGAACTCCTCCCCGTACGTCAAGGACGGCATCGACCGCTGTGTCGTCGGCGGCGAGACCGGCGCCGTCAACCCCGAACGGACCGGCACCAAGGCCGCCGTCCACCACGTGCTGACCATCCCGGCCGGTCAGAGCGCCACCGTCCGCCTGCGCCTCACCGCCACCGAACTGCCCGACTGGACCGGCGACTTCGACACCGTCATGACCCAACGGCGGTCTGAGGCCGACGAGTTCTACGACGGCATCACCTCCGCCGACTCGTCGGTCGACGAACGGCGGCTGGTCCGGCAGGCGTTGGCCGGGATGTTGTGGAGCAAGCAGTACTACTACCTCGACGTCGAGCGCTGGCTGTCCGAGCACGGCGTCGACCCGCTCGCCTCCGACCCTCGGGTACGGAACAGCAACTGGTACCACATGGTCAACGACGAGATCATGTCGATGCCGGACACCTGGGAGTACCCGTGGTTCGCGGCCTGGGACCTCGCCTTCCACACCGTCGCCCTGTCGATGGTCGATCTCACCTTCGCCAAGGGCCAGTTGGACCTGCTGCTGCGCCGCCTCTACCTCCACCCCAACGGCCAGATCCCGGCGTACGAATGGAACTTCGGCGACGTCAACCCGCCCGTGCACGCCTGGGCCACCCTGTTCCTCTACGAGCTGGAGAAACACCGCACCGGCAAGGCCGACCGCGCCTTCCTGGAGAACGCCTTCCAGAAGCTGATGAAGAACTTCAGCTGGTGGCTCAACCGCAAGGACACCGACGGCAACAACGTCTTCCAGGGCGGCTTCCTCGGCCTCGACAACATCGGCGTCTTCGACCGCAGCGCCCCGCTCCCCACCGGCGGCCACCTCGACCAGGCGGACGGCACCGCGTGGATGGCGCTGTACTGCCAGAACCTCCTTGAGATCGCCATAGAGCTGGCCGTCGACAACCCCGTCTACATCGAGCAGGCACAGTCCCTGTTCGAGCACTTCGCGTGGATCGCCGTCGCCATGAACCGCATCGGCGCCGACAACGCGAGCCTGTGGGACGAGGAGGACGGCTTCTTCTACGACGTGCTGCGGCTGCCCGACGGCACGGCGACCCGGCTCAAGGTCCGCTCCCTCGTCGGACTGATCCCGCTCGCGGCCACCAGCCTGGTCGGCGGCTGGGCGGACCGGCGCTTCCCCGAACTGGTCGCGGGAGCAAGGGAGTTCATCGAACGCCATCCGGCAGTCGAGGCCACCATCTCCTCGCACGAGGCACTGGGCCCGAACGCCGACGGCCGCTACCTCTTCGCCCTGTTCGGCGAGGACCGGCTGCGGCGCATCCTGACCCGGATGCTAGACGAGGACGAGTTCCTCGGCCCGCACGGCATCCGCTCCCTCTCCCGCCATCACGCCGAGCACCCGTACACCTTCGAGGTGCACGGGGAGTCGTACGGCGTCGGTTATCTGCCGGCCGAGTCCGACTCCGGGATGTTCGGCGGCAACTCCAACTGGCGTGGCCCCGTGTGGTTCCCGGTCAACCTGCTGCTGATCCGCGCGCTGCTCAACCTGCACGCCTTCCACGGCGCCGAGTTCACCGTCGAGTGCCCCACCGGATCGGGCCGACAACTCACCCTCTACGAGGTCGCCCGCGAGATCGCCGACCGGCTCACCGCCACCTTCCTCAGCGACGCCGACGGACACCGGCCGGTGCACGGCGCCCAGGCCAAGTACGCGAAGGACCCGCACTGGAAGGACCTGATCCTCTTCTACGAGTACTTCCACGGCGACAACGGCGCCGGACTCGGCGCCTCCCACCAGACCGGCTGGACCGGCCTGTCCGCGGTCACCGCCACCCTCTTCCACACCCTGGGCGACGAGGAGTGGTCGGCCCGGGGCCGTGAGAGCCTGCGCCCGACCGGAGACCGAGAGGAGCCCCTGTCATGA